In the Deltaproteobacteria bacterium genome, one interval contains:
- a CDS encoding prenyltransferase: MTSLSILFKETRPQFLILTPVCYLVGFGTASHALGGFGRVSVGYAIIAFIGAFFSHVAVNVLNDYFDYQSGLDLRTRPTPFSGGSGILPQGLMSPRGVLSMGIVSLFIVAAIGIYFLTVRGWGLLPIGLLGVLVIILYTPLVTKTPALCLLAPGLGFGPLMVMGSHYVLTGRYDWLAFWASLVPLLLVSNLLLINQFPDAEADSSIGRRHLPIVIGKKSSAYVYAALSLSAFCWVVVTTLIGILPPGALVALLPLPLALMTVRGVIRSAEDTPALIPLLAKNVIYTLATPLLLGVGLLVA; this comes from the coding sequence ATGACATCACTTTCGATTCTCTTTAAAGAGACGAGGCCGCAATTCCTGATCCTCACCCCGGTCTGTTACCTCGTGGGGTTTGGGACCGCCTCTCATGCACTTGGCGGCTTTGGAAGGGTCTCTGTTGGCTATGCGATTATTGCCTTCATAGGAGCTTTCTTTTCACATGTAGCTGTAAACGTCCTCAACGACTACTTTGATTACCAAAGCGGCCTCGACCTGAGGACTCGACCCACTCCCTTCAGCGGTGGCAGCGGTATACTCCCCCAAGGCCTCATGAGTCCACGGGGTGTCCTTTCCATGGGAATCGTCTCCCTTTTTATCGTTGCAGCCATAGGCATCTACTTTCTTACGGTGAGAGGGTGGGGTCTCCTGCCCATAGGGCTCCTCGGCGTACTGGTCATTATCCTCTACACCCCCCTTGTGACGAAAACCCCTGCGCTCTGCCTCCTCGCACCCGGGCTCGGTTTTGGTCCCCTCATGGTGATGGGCAGTCACTATGTGCTTACGGGACGATATGACTGGCTCGCCTTCTGGGCTTCACTCGTGCCCTTACTCCTGGTGAGCAACCTGCTGCTGATAAACCAATTTCCCGATGCCGAGGCCGACAGTTCCATAGGAAGACGTCACCTCCCCATTGTTATCGGCAAAAAATCAAGCGCGTATGTCTATGCTGCCCTCTCCCTTTCAGCCTTCTGCTGGGTCGTAGTAACGACACTCATTGGTATCTTACCACCGGGAGCACTTGTCGCCCTGTTGCCCCTCCCTCTGGCACTAATGACTGTTCGAGGCGTAATACGCAGCGCCGAAGATACACCTGCCCTTATTCCACTTTTGGCTAAGAACGTGATCTATACCCTCGCTACTCCCTTGCTTCTTGGGGTAGGATTACTGGTTGCATAA
- a CDS encoding TRAP transporter TatT component family protein — translation MRSSLNWMWIVLFSLLIPLQSACLPSKKVTVCSVGLLLEEVARSSYKQSDLRIIREGMPAYLMLIDGMIEAWPDNEQLLISAAQSYSSFASAFVENQDKEYAKLLYGRAKEYALRSLEKRGFKEPIQRSFDDFKEALKDLGKEDVPYIFWAAACWGNWISLNLDSMEALAELPRVELMMRRVLELDEGYYYGGAHLFMGIWFTSRPKMAGGDLKKAQHHFLKALNLGQGKFLMAYIYYANHYARRVFDKDLFISNLEKVLETPADISPELTLLNTVAKNKAKELLNRMDEYFE, via the coding sequence ATGAGGTCCTCCCTGAATTGGATGTGGATTGTCCTTTTTTCACTTCTCATTCCCCTTCAATCTGCCTGTCTTCCAAGCAAAAAGGTGACGGTCTGCTCTGTGGGGTTGTTGTTAGAAGAGGTAGCAAGATCTTCCTATAAACAATCTGACCTGAGAATTATCCGGGAAGGAATGCCTGCCTATCTGATGTTGATAGATGGCATGATTGAAGCATGGCCGGATAATGAGCAGTTATTAATTAGCGCTGCCCAGAGCTATTCCTCCTTTGCCTCGGCCTTTGTAGAGAATCAGGATAAGGAATATGCAAAGCTACTCTATGGAAGGGCAAAGGAGTATGCCTTAAGGTCCTTAGAAAAAAGGGGGTTCAAAGAGCCTATACAGAGATCTTTTGATGATTTCAAGGAGGCCCTGAAGGATCTCGGGAAAGAAGATGTCCCCTATATCTTCTGGGCTGCTGCCTGCTGGGGAAATTGGATCAGCCTGAATTTGGACTCAATGGAGGCCTTGGCTGAACTCCCCAGGGTTGAGCTGATGATGCGGAGGGTTTTGGAGCTAGACGAGGGATACTACTACGGCGGCGCTCACCTCTTCATGGGGATATGGTTCACCTCCAGGCCTAAAATGGCCGGCGGAGATCTAAAGAAGGCCCAACACCATTTTTTGAAGGCCCTGAACCTGGGCCAAGGAAAGTTTTTGATGGCCTACATTTACTATGCAAACCATTACGCCCGGCGGGTTTTTGACAAGGATCTCTTCATATCCAACCTTGAAAAGGTTTTAGAAACACCTGCCGATATCTCACCTGAATTGACCCTGCTCAATACCGTGGCCAAAAACAAGGCAAAAGAGCTGTTGAACCGCATGGATGAGTATTTTGAATAG
- the dctP gene encoding TRAP transporter substrate-binding protein DctP, whose protein sequence is MNRRDALKIIGFSILVTIFFIQPVNGAEKSFMIKIATLAPEGSSWMKTLNKLNTEVMRKTENKVRFKIYPGGVLGDEKDMLRKMQIGQIQGAGLTTGGLSVLFKEIDVFQIPFLFQNYGEVDYVLTKMDSFFKKGFEDNGYILLGWSEAGFIYLMSNTPISSVSDLKKVKVWIWQESPMAKAIFDEAGVAAIPLSVPDVLVGLQTGLVDVVYVPPTGAISLQWFTKVKYITDVPLAYIAGGIVVRKDVFKRLPQPFQNILIETFQRYLGQLKAVTRNENREAIKVMMKHGVKIVTPPQDQVDEFRRLSDKAMDHLGSQTFSKKVLDEVSFHLENYQRGVK, encoded by the coding sequence ATGAACAGACGTGACGCCCTCAAGATTATAGGGTTCAGCATATTGGTTACCATCTTCTTCATCCAACCAGTCAATGGTGCGGAGAAGAGTTTTATGATCAAAATTGCCACCTTGGCCCCAGAGGGGAGCTCTTGGATGAAGACATTAAATAAATTGAATACCGAGGTGATGAGAAAGACCGAAAATAAAGTCCGGTTTAAAATCTATCCTGGCGGTGTCTTAGGGGATGAGAAGGACATGTTGCGAAAGATGCAGATTGGTCAAATTCAAGGTGCAGGCCTCACTACAGGAGGACTCTCCGTGCTATTTAAGGAGATTGACGTATTTCAAATCCCCTTCCTCTTCCAAAACTATGGAGAGGTCGATTACGTTTTGACAAAAATGGATTCTTTCTTCAAGAAGGGCTTTGAGGATAATGGATATATCCTCTTGGGGTGGTCAGAAGCAGGTTTTATCTACCTGATGTCTAACACCCCTATTTCCAGTGTAAGCGACCTTAAAAAGGTGAAGGTTTGGATCTGGCAGGAATCGCCGATGGCCAAAGCCATCTTCGATGAGGCTGGAGTTGCAGCCATCCCTCTCTCTGTCCCCGATGTCCTGGTGGGCCTTCAAACCGGGCTGGTGGACGTAGTCTATGTACCACCGACAGGAGCCATCTCCCTGCAGTGGTTCACCAAAGTAAAATATATAACCGATGTCCCTTTGGCGTATATAGCAGGTGGGATCGTTGTAAGAAAGGATGTTTTTAAACGGTTGCCCCAACCCTTTCAGAATATCCTCATCGAGACCTTTCAACGCTATCTGGGCCAGTTGAAGGCCGTAACCAGAAACGAAAATCGAGAGGCCATAAAGGTGATGATGAAACACGGGGTGAAGATCGTTACACCCCCACAGGACCAAGTCGATGAATTCAGGAGGCTGTCGGATAAAGCGATGGACCATCTGGGGAGTCAAACCTTCTCCAAAAAGGTCTTGGATGAGGTATCCTTTCACCTAGAAAACTATCAAAGGGGAGTAAAATAA
- a CDS encoding TRAP transporter small permease — MDRWKRADEIIDRVEQTLIAILLSLMIFIAFLQIVLRNVFATGLSWGDPLVRNLVLWVGFIGAAIAAREGKHINIYVVSQWMPLGGKGFIEVINQLFSFFICGLLTFAALKFIKNEAQMGSVTFLGIPAWIPQIILPITFGLMAFRFGLHSFKNLSAIVKIGTDLEGDT, encoded by the coding sequence ATGGATCGATGGAAGCGAGCGGATGAAATCATCGACCGAGTGGAACAGACCCTCATCGCCATCCTGTTAAGCCTTATGATCTTCATCGCCTTTTTGCAGATCGTCCTCCGGAATGTTTTTGCCACCGGTCTCTCCTGGGGAGACCCACTGGTAAGGAACCTTGTCCTCTGGGTTGGTTTTATCGGTGCTGCAATTGCCGCGAGAGAGGGGAAACACATCAACATATATGTGGTTTCTCAATGGATGCCGTTGGGGGGGAAGGGCTTCATCGAGGTTATAAATCAATTGTTTTCCTTTTTTATCTGTGGGCTATTGACCTTTGCCGCTCTGAAATTCATCAAAAACGAGGCCCAAATGGGCAGCGTCACCTTTTTAGGGATTCCCGCCTGGATCCCTCAAATCATCCTTCCCATAACCTTTGGACTCATGGCCTTCCGATTTGGCCTCCATTCCTTTAAGAACCTTTCTGCGATCGTAAAGATTGGCACAGATCTTGAGGGAGATACATGA
- a CDS encoding TRAP transporter large permease has product MIVLLIIIFLLMLFGAPIFAVISALALLLLFSSQIDSSAMIIEMYRMATTPILVAIPLFTFAGYLLSESGASKRLIRLSDAILGWLPGGLSVIALVTCAIFTALTGATGLTIIALGGILLPAMLRGRYPEKFSLGLLTTSGTLGLLFPPSLPLIIYAIVAKVRVDQLFLAGVLPGVLLVLVLSGFSVQKAILAEVPRTRFNLLEVFKALKESIWEIPLPFIVLGGIYSGYFAISEAAAITVAYVLLIEVVIYRDIKWRELPQIMRKSMVLVGAILIILGAALGLTNYLIDAEVPTRMLGFFKAHITSPFFFLVVLNLFLLAVGCIMDIFSALTVVVPLIGPIALAYGVHPVHLGIIFLTNLQIGASTPPLGINLFISSIRFEKPVLRIILASLPFIAILLFGLAIITYFPWLSLVLLK; this is encoded by the coding sequence ATGATCGTTCTTTTGATCATCATCTTTCTCTTGATGCTCTTCGGAGCACCCATCTTCGCCGTTATCTCTGCTCTAGCCCTCCTTTTATTATTCTCCAGTCAGATCGATTCCTCAGCCATGATCATCGAGATGTATAGGATGGCCACTACTCCCATTCTTGTCGCCATCCCCCTTTTTACCTTTGCCGGATATCTCCTTTCAGAGAGCGGGGCGTCCAAAAGGTTGATCAGGCTTTCCGATGCGATCCTGGGTTGGTTGCCGGGTGGGCTCTCGGTCATCGCCCTGGTCACCTGTGCCATCTTTACTGCCCTAACCGGCGCCACAGGTCTCACGATCATCGCCTTGGGAGGTATACTCCTCCCTGCGATGTTACGAGGGAGATATCCAGAAAAGTTCTCTCTTGGGTTATTGACCACTTCAGGGACATTGGGCCTTCTCTTTCCACCGAGCCTTCCCCTCATCATCTACGCCATTGTGGCAAAGGTGAGAGTTGATCAACTCTTTCTGGCAGGTGTCCTGCCTGGCGTCCTTCTGGTGCTTGTGCTCTCCGGGTTCAGTGTTCAGAAAGCCATCCTTGCCGAAGTCCCCAGAACTAGGTTTAATCTGTTAGAGGTTTTCAAGGCACTGAAGGAATCGATTTGGGAGATCCCCCTCCCCTTCATTGTATTGGGTGGTATCTACAGTGGCTACTTTGCTATCAGTGAGGCTGCTGCCATCACGGTGGCCTATGTCCTCCTGATCGAAGTGGTCATTTACCGAGATATAAAATGGAGGGAACTGCCACAAATCATGCGAAAAAGTATGGTTTTGGTGGGTGCGATCTTGATCATTCTTGGCGCTGCCCTCGGTCTGACTAATTATCTAATCGATGCGGAAGTCCCGACAAGGATGTTGGGTTTTTTCAAGGCGCATATCACCAGCCCCTTCTTTTTCTTGGTAGTGCTGAACTTATTTCTCTTGGCCGTGGGCTGTATCATGGACATATTCTCTGCGCTGACCGTCGTCGTACCCCTCATCGGTCCGATTGCCCTTGCCTATGGGGTCCACCCCGTTCACCTCGGAATCATCTTCCTTACCAATCTGCAGATCGGCGCATCGACTCCCCCATTAGGGATCAACCTTTTCATCTCCAGCATACGTTTTGAAAAACCGGTGTTGAGAATCATACTAGCCTCACTCCCTTTTATTGCCATCCTCTTGTTTGGCTTAGCGATCATCACCTATTTCCCCTGGTTGAGCCTCGTCCTTTTAAAGTAA
- a CDS encoding methylated-DNA--[protein]-cysteine S-methyltransferase, whose protein sequence is MFPSPIGRIWVASDRVGVCLVKFGLRQEEFLEEASRLCLGHPLPDQRFNAGVFEEIVAYFEGRLTRFSSPLHPQGTPFDMKVWEAVKRIPFGETRSYQEIARQVGNPRGCRAVGGANRRNPVPLIIPCHRVIQKDGGLGGFSSGIEIKKWLLRFEREISLGHKGSTV, encoded by the coding sequence ATGTTTCCCTCCCCGATAGGGAGGATTTGGGTGGCCTCTGACAGGGTAGGGGTCTGCCTGGTGAAGTTCGGTCTGAGACAAGAGGAGTTTCTGGAGGAGGCAAGCAGGTTGTGTTTAGGACATCCCCTTCCGGACCAGAGGTTCAACGCAGGGGTTTTCGAGGAGATTGTAGCCTACTTTGAGGGTAGGTTAACCCGCTTCTCCTCTCCCCTGCACCCCCAGGGGACACCTTTTGACATGAAGGTCTGGGAGGCGGTAAAGAGGATACCTTTTGGCGAGACCCGCTCCTATCAGGAGATCGCCCGACAGGTGGGGAATCCCAGGGGGTGTAGGGCGGTGGGGGGTGCCAACAGGAGAAATCCTGTTCCTCTGATCATCCCCTGTCACCGTGTGATACAAAAGGACGGGGGGCTGGGGGGATTTTCCAGCGGGATAGAGATCAAGAAATGGCTCCTGCGGTTTGAGAGGGAGATCTCCCTGGGGCATAAGGGAAGTACAGTGTGA
- a CDS encoding DUF454 family protein: MRRKIKRWTIILLGWVFILIGVAGFFLPILPGFPFFIIGLGIVSSKSRWAKRMLERWKKKHPEEYTILSSWKERLKEALKRG; this comes from the coding sequence GTGAGACGCAAGATCAAGAGATGGACTATCATCCTTTTGGGATGGGTCTTTATCCTCATCGGAGTAGCGGGATTTTTCCTCCCTATCCTGCCGGGGTTCCCCTTCTTTATCATCGGCCTCGGCATAGTTTCTTCAAAAAGCCGCTGGGCCAAGAGGATGCTGGAGAGGTGGAAGAAAAAACACCCAGAAGAATACACTATCCTCTCTTCCTGGAAGGAGAGGCTGAAGGAGGCCCTAAAGAGGGGCTAA
- a CDS encoding tetratricopeptide repeat protein: MGRVYHKLGKLSQAINEYKNALKLKPEDTYTLLLLAKVYRDKKEYKGALKCLKRANDLTGSGHPSALFEMAMIYSEMQEFGNALNLFKRIDKLSINYEGPDEGLTIYKRIYEPNKKDPSFLQGYAYLYYLRRDYKNTIKYFLNSLKIDKSEFRCNYALGMSFFYTGEFGKATEYLEKATKEEPDNYDVLMMLADLYTFFNPKYPNYNKAILTYQKAIQIKPDNAELYNKIGEAFCYKKDYKKAKNYAMKAISLNKECAEAFRTLGDIYKGERKFEDALKSFEKAVGLYSKQGAYDQSIGCVQYSIGKVYEELRRYDEALVRYNKAYQRLGLPSIENKIARIYLNQEKYPEAIAIYEKMVKENPKDSVFHFGLADAYFKDGQTREAIKEYEKVLELEPGTYHVHYNLGLAYMKLGSETDVEKSLLHFKKYIALTKVKEFQLKLKELRKQEGNIGALASLLLMRFDYNKGSDQFTKGIKETKYEHYEYKASPDVFVAEGTLEALAKDIKKVKADDSNIQEVIHKLNKAVLLRAYGIKIHNLRYHRLKKDYSGASERGFAKIKVADSYFLEALKRIQQLMNRYKNFFSEYEIELLSNDINYYATKEQEPHGNDPLMPLNGIYTTL; this comes from the coding sequence TTGGGAAGGGTTTATCATAAGTTAGGCAAATTATCACAAGCTATAAATGAATACAAAAATGCATTGAAATTGAAACCAGAAGATACGTACACCCTTCTGCTGCTAGCTAAGGTATACAGAGACAAAAAGGAATATAAAGGTGCATTAAAATGTTTAAAGCGTGCAAATGATTTGACTGGATCTGGTCATCCATCTGCTCTTTTTGAAATGGCTATGATCTACTCTGAGATGCAAGAATTTGGGAATGCATTAAATTTATTTAAAAGAATAGACAAACTATCCATTAATTATGAAGGACCTGATGAGGGTCTCACAATATACAAGAGAATATATGAGCCGAACAAAAAGGACCCTAGCTTTCTCCAAGGCTATGCTTACCTCTATTATTTAAGGCGTGATTATAAAAATACAATAAAATACTTCTTAAATTCTCTCAAAATTGATAAATCAGAATTTAGATGCAACTATGCACTTGGCATGTCTTTTTTTTATACTGGCGAATTCGGCAAGGCTACTGAGTATTTGGAAAAGGCAACAAAAGAAGAGCCCGATAATTATGATGTCTTAATGATGTTGGCAGACTTATATACGTTTTTTAATCCTAAATATCCTAATTATAACAAGGCCATATTAACATATCAGAAGGCAATACAAATAAAACCTGATAACGCAGAACTATATAATAAAATAGGTGAAGCATTTTGTTATAAAAAGGATTATAAAAAGGCAAAAAATTATGCCATGAAGGCAATTTCATTAAACAAGGAATGTGCAGAAGCCTTTAGAACATTAGGTGATATTTACAAAGGTGAAAGGAAATTTGAGGATGCCCTAAAGAGTTTTGAGAAGGCTGTAGGGCTTTATTCTAAACAAGGTGCATATGATCAGAGTATTGGTTGTGTACAGTATAGTATAGGGAAAGTTTATGAAGAACTGAGAAGGTATGACGAGGCACTCGTAAGATATAACAAGGCATATCAGAGGCTCGGTCTCCCTTCTATCGAAAACAAGATTGCAAGGATTTATTTAAATCAAGAAAAGTACCCTGAGGCAATTGCGATCTATGAGAAAATGGTTAAAGAAAACCCAAAGGATTCGGTTTTTCATTTTGGTTTGGCAGATGCTTACTTTAAAGATGGGCAGACGAGGGAGGCGATAAAAGAATACGAAAAAGTACTAGAACTAGAGCCGGGAACCTATCATGTTCATTACAATCTTGGCCTTGCATATATGAAACTCGGTAGTGAAACTGATGTTGAAAAGTCGCTCCTCCACTTCAAGAAATATATTGCACTAACAAAGGTAAAGGAATTCCAGCTAAAATTAAAGGAGCTGAGGAAGCAGGAAGGAAACATCGGGGCGCTGGCCTCGTTATTGTTGATGCGTTTTGATTATAACAAGGGAAGTGATCAATTTACCAAGGGTATTAAAGAGACTAAATATGAACATTATGAATATAAAGCAAGCCCTGATGTATTTGTGGCAGAGGGCACATTAGAAGCGCTTGCAAAGGACATCAAAAAAGTCAAGGCAGATGACTCCAACATACAAGAAGTAATTCATAAGTTGAATAAGGCAGTACTACTCCGTGCATATGGCATAAAAATACATAATCTGCGCTATCACCGTTTGAAAAAGGACTACAGCGGTGCGTCTGAAAGAGGATTTGCAAAGATCAAAGTTGCAGATAGTTACTTTTTAGAAGCACTAAAAAGAATACAACAACTAATGAACAGATATAAAAACTTTTTCTCTGAATATGAGATTGAACTACTATCTAATGATATTAATTACTACGCTACAAAAGAGCAAGAACCCCATGGAAATGATCCTTTAATGCCCCTCAATGGTATCTACACAACTCTCTAA
- a CDS encoding transposase, which translates to MSRPLRIEFECAVYHVTSRGNARQIIYEDDSDRHRFLELLGHEIHQQRWVCYAYCLMDNHYHLVIETPDANLSCGMARLNAVYAQWFNRRHLRVGHLFQGRYKAILVEKESYLLELCRYVVLNPVRAGLVEHVDQWKWSSYLATAYGGNPPSWLSTGWILSQFGTNKVQAQRTYRKFVAEGSGEPSPWEKLRGQIYLGKEKFLKEMSQRIKGIPREQVSEEVMRPDRPRMEQICTAVADAAGVPQETVLDRQDRRDVFQVMVYLLRRACNLPIKEVAALGKVSVPRISQIQQRIEDSGGLGHAFQWAEKLEKYIK; encoded by the coding sequence ATGTCACGTCCACTTCGAATTGAATTTGAATGTGCTGTCTATCACGTGACCTCACGGGGGAATGCGCGGCAGATTATCTATGAAGATGATTCAGACCGCCATCGGTTTTTGGAGTTGTTGGGCCATGAGATCCACCAACAACGATGGGTTTGCTATGCCTATTGTTTAATGGACAATCACTACCATTTAGTTATCGAGACACCGGATGCTAATCTGAGCTGTGGAATGGCCCGACTTAATGCGGTGTATGCGCAGTGGTTTAATCGCCGCCACTTACGGGTGGGGCACCTGTTTCAGGGAAGATACAAGGCAATACTGGTAGAGAAAGAATCCTATCTTCTGGAATTATGCCGCTATGTGGTACTTAACCCTGTGCGGGCTGGCTTGGTAGAGCATGTGGATCAGTGGAAGTGGAGTAGCTATCTGGCCACAGCTTATGGAGGTAACCCTCCATCCTGGTTATCTACAGGCTGGATACTCAGCCAATTTGGGACAAATAAAGTCCAAGCTCAGCGTACCTATCGTAAATTTGTTGCTGAAGGTTCCGGTGAGCCATCTCCATGGGAAAAGTTAAGGGGGCAGATATATCTTGGAAAAGAGAAATTTTTAAAAGAGATGTCGCAGCGCATAAAAGGTATTCCGAGGGAGCAGGTCTCTGAGGAGGTTATGCGGCCTGATCGTCCTCGTATGGAACAGATCTGCACTGCGGTTGCCGATGCTGCAGGTGTACCACAAGAGACGGTACTTGACAGGCAGGATCGAAGGGATGTGTTTCAGGTGATGGTTTATCTTCTTCGGCGGGCATGCAATTTACCGATCAAAGAGGTAGCTGCATTGGGTAAGGTATCAGTTCCGCGCATTTCACAAATCCAACAGCGTATTGAAGATTCAGGTGGCTTGGGACATGCTTTTCAATGGGCCGAAAAGTTGGAAAAATATATAAAGTAA
- a CDS encoding HAD family hydrolase: MDGTLVDPEFTDLVWHQGIPELYARRKGLDLSQAQELVLQEYRKVGDGALEWYDIGYWFKHLDLPGGWEDLLKRYSPQVQVYPEVHEVLTRLQEKYSLIVLSNAAREFIEVEMREGALAGYFDRIISATSDFGLVKKSHEFYRQICGALGVCPQELIHVGDHWEFDYQIPRGMGIVAFYLDRNGERGGPGVIKDLRILQEVLDGRRGGGHEDRGAER, translated from the coding sequence ATGGATGGAACCTTGGTCGATCCCGAGTTCACCGATCTGGTCTGGCACCAGGGAATCCCAGAGCTCTACGCCCGGAGAAAAGGGCTGGATCTGTCCCAGGCCCAAGAGCTGGTCCTGCAGGAGTACCGTAAGGTGGGGGATGGGGCCCTGGAGTGGTACGATATCGGATACTGGTTCAAACATCTGGATCTACCAGGGGGATGGGAGGACCTGCTGAAGAGATACTCGCCTCAGGTGCAGGTATATCCAGAGGTCCATGAGGTGTTAACCCGGCTGCAGGAGAAGTACTCCCTGATCGTCCTCTCCAATGCCGCCCGTGAGTTCATCGAGGTGGAGATGAGGGAGGGTGCTCTGGCAGGTTACTTCGATAGGATCATCTCCGCCACCTCCGACTTCGGCCTGGTGAAGAAGAGCCATGAGTTTTACCGCCAGATATGCGGTGCCTTAGGGGTTTGCCCCCAAGAGTTGATCCATGTAGGGGACCATTGGGAGTTCGACTATCAGATCCCCAGGGGGATGGGGATAGTCGCCTTTTATCTCGACCGAAATGGTGAGAGGGGAGGTCCTGGGGTCATCAAAGACCTCAGAATTCTACAGGAGGTCTTGGATGGCAGACGAGGAGGTGGTCATGAAGATCGGGGTGCTGAGCGATAG
- a CDS encoding ABC transporter permease, protein MGAITLVFFFLHMIPGDPVEVMLGETAQQADKETLREELGLNLPLHIQYGRFIKGVLQGDLGDSYFYRRPVTQVIAERVPATFELALAAFLVAGLIAIPLGIVSALREGTALDNAAVFFSLLGVSMPNFWLGPLLIILFSLELGWFPVSGRGGVGSLVLPAITLGTALAAILSRMTRSSLLERLGEDYLTVARAKGLPEWKVILKHALRNALIPIITVMGLQFGALLSGAIITENVFSWPGIGTLLINAIEARDYPLVQGCVLFISFSYVLVNLLTDLIYGWVDPRIRLGG, encoded by the coding sequence ATGGGGGCCATTACCCTCGTCTTTTTCTTCCTCCACATGATTCCGGGAGACCCAGTGGAGGTGATGTTGGGTGAGACGGCCCAGCAGGCGGATAAGGAAACCCTCCGGGAGGAGTTGGGGCTAAACCTCCCCTTGCACATCCAATATGGCCGGTTCATCAAGGGGGTCTTGCAGGGCGATCTGGGGGACTCCTATTTTTATCGTCGGCCGGTGACACAGGTGATTGCCGAGAGGGTCCCAGCCACCTTCGAACTGGCCCTAGCCGCCTTCCTAGTAGCGGGCCTGATCGCCATCCCCCTGGGGATCGTCTCCGCCTTGCGGGAAGGCACCGCTTTGGATAACGCCGCCGTTTTCTTTTCCTTGTTGGGGGTCTCTATGCCCAATTTCTGGCTGGGGCCATTGCTCATTATTCTGTTTTCCCTCGAGCTCGGTTGGTTCCCGGTCTCGGGCAGAGGGGGGGTGGGGAGCCTAGTGTTGCCTGCCATTACCCTGGGGACCGCCCTGGCGGCCATCCTCTCCCGCATGACCCGCTCCAGCCTCTTGGAACGATTGGGAGAGGATTATCTCACCGTGGCCAGGGCCAAGGGGTTGCCCGAGTGGAAGGTGATCCTGAAGCATGCCCTGCGCAATGCCCTGATCCCCATCATCACGGTGATGGGGTTGCAGTTCGGGGCCCTCCTTTCAGGGGCCATCATCACCGAGAACGTCTTCTCCTGGCCCGGGATAGGGACGCTGCTGATCAACGCCATTGAGGCAAGGGACTACCCCCTGGTCCAGGGCTGTGTCCTGTTTATCTCCTTCAGCTATGTGCTGGTCAACCTCCTGACCGACCTCATCTATGGATGGGTGGACCCCAGGATCAGACTTGGGGGTTGA